Sequence from the Helianthus annuus cultivar XRQ/B chromosome 13, HanXRQr2.0-SUNRISE, whole genome shotgun sequence genome:
CATAGATAGCAATTTGACTTTCATGTACTACTAGGAGACGGTGTTGGTCATTATGGTATTGAACTTTAGTATCTCCAACCAAAGAGGATGGATAGCCATCAGGCGGTTGTAATCTTCTTGATTTCAGCTTTTCCCAGCACTTAATATCCCACATACATAGCTGCAATCCAGTCACAACATACAAATATCATATCAGCCAACGGGTAACGAAAACAGTGAATTTACTATTTCATCCATCACTTGTCTGACCTTAGCATCAGCTCCAGATGATACCAGTGAGTTTAAAGCGTGCGAAAACGCAAGTCCTGTAATACGTTTCCGGTGACCTTCGAGCGTGAATAACCTCTATTAAAACAACCAGGTGTAAGATAACATGACATTTTCCCCTTCGACGAAGAACATAGGAATTCAGTAGAAAAAGGAAAAACAAAAAGAGAGAAAGATGTTAAACAAGAAACTAGCATAGCATTGAAGTTTGTTTCGGTAAGCAAGAAACATCCGAGTCAAGAACATGGGCCTCGGGCctgttttatgtttatttgtttttatgttatttaGTAATGGGTCGAACAATAGGTTATGTTTATGTATTTAGTTTGGGCCGTAGGCCATCAGTTGGGTCGAACAGATTGTATATATGCAGCCCGATTAGAAGCCGGATATGGAAAAGGGAGTTTGGGCCGATTAGCGAACCGGTGTGTCCTCATAACCGAATGGCGGTTATTTCGAACAGTCACACCTCTTGTGAAACGTTGTGACTATTAGAGACACACCCCTTGATCCCTATAAAGCCGCTGCCAAACTCCCCTATTCAGACGGTTATCAATTCGGCAGTTATCAAGTATATTTCAAACGTGTGTTTATTCAAGTTATTCACGCTcgttagagatcaagatccaagttcgggccaacaaagtggtatcagagcatcaggctctaggcgtgggaatcgcaaggcatcgcagggaattcgcgatcaggtttcaaTTTCGTTTAAATTCGCAAAGTTTCAATTTCAGAATTTATTTTCGGTTCTAGGAAGTCGGTTGAACCGAACGGTTAGGAATCTAGGGTTCGTTTGTTTTGATTCCGGGGTTATAGTGCGAATTAGTTTGATTTGGTTGTTTTGGTTATTACACGATTCGGGGAATCGGGGTTGTTAAGATATATTGAAACCAAAAGGAAAGTTTAGTAAAAGTGAAGATTATTCGGAAAGAAGATATGTCAGGAACATCCGGGCAAAATCAGATAAATGGAAATTCTCtttcccagtttcagtgtccgatactgaaaccaacaaactatacggTTTGGGCTATTCGTATCAAGACGATTCTTGAAGCGAATGGTTTGTGGGAAACGATTGAACCGGCAGAAAATGCAACGGTAGACACCAAGAAAGATAAATCTGCCATTGCATATTTGTTTCAAGCAATACCAGAGGACgttgtattgcaagttgcaagTTGTAAGACTGCAAAGGAGATTTGGGAAAATCTAAGGATTAGACACGTTGGCGTAGATCGGGTACAAAAGGCGCGTATGCACACGCTAATGTCAGAATTTGAGATGTTGCAAATGAAGGATGACGACACTATTGATTCATTCACCGCAAAGATCAATAGTATCGTTACCCGAGCAACAGAAGTAGGAACGACTATGAGTCAACCGACTCTAGTACGCAAACTCCTAAATGGCGTACCAGATAGGTTTACTCAAATCGTTGCCTCTATGGAACAATACTCTGATCTAGAAACTATGACGCTACAAGAAGCGGTCGGAAGACTAAAGACGTATGAAGAACGTCTCAAGTTAAAGAAAGGAAATCAAGGGGAAAGCCAAGATAGGCTTATGTTTACACATCAGGATAACAACAGAGGAAGGCAATTTGGAAACCGCGGTCGTGGTAGGTTTAACCAGACGCGTGGAAATTGGCGAAACAACGGAAATAGGCAAAGTCCCAGAAACGAAGGATCTACATCAAGGCCTAGAAATGGAAATTCAAGAAACTGGAGGAAGTTTGCAAGAACCGACTTAAGTAAGATCCAATGTTTCAAGTGTCAAAAGTTTGGACACTACAAGAAGGATTGTTCTGAGAAAGACGATGTGCAAGAGCATTCAAACCTCGTCGAGGAAGACGAAGCACCCGTATTGTTGATGACAATACAAgaagaaaatgttcaagaaagggCTCTGCTAAACGAGGAACAGATAAAACCGGCAAGTTATGCCTCAGGAAACGAAAACCTATGGTACTTAGACAACGGTGCCAGCAACCACATGACAGGAGTGCGAAGTCACTTCAAGGAATTAGATGAAACGGTGACAGGGCAAGTACGTTTTGGTGATGGGTCACACGTAGAAATTAAAGGCAAAGGTTCAATACTACTGGAATGTATGAATCaagaacaaaagattgtttcacaAGTATACTACATTCCAAGTCTGAAGACCAATATATTGAGCCTCGGACAACTTACAGAAACTGGTTGCAAAGTGGTTATGGACGGAGACTTACTGACTATCCGAGATCGAAACAGAAAGCTACTAATGCGAGTCAAAAGATTGAAGAACAGGCTGTACAAGGTCAAACTGAAAACAGGAAAACCAATCTGCTTACTATCAAAGACGGAAGACATAGCATGGTTATGGCACGCGAGGTTAGGCCATTTACACTTCGACGCTATTAAGGAAATGACTCGTAAGAACTTGGTACATGGAGTTCCCCAAATAAGTCATGCTAGTCAAGTCTGTGACGCATGCTTATTAGGAAAGCATAGTAGGGCACCATTTCCAAATCAGGCAAAGTTCAGATCTTTAAAACCTCTGGACTTAGTCTATGGAGATTTGTGTGGTCCTATAACTCCACCAACACATGCTGGGAAGAAGTATATATTCTTACTTGTAGACGACTGTACTCGCTACATGTGGGCATATTTACTAACTTCCAAGGATCAAGCATTCGAAACATTCAAGGAGTTCAAAGAAAAGGTGGAAAAGGAAGCGCAGACCAAGTTAAAAATGCTAAGGacggatagaggaggtgaattcaCATCGGCTGAATTCAACAAGTATTGCAAAACAAATGGCATAGCAAGACAGCTTACAGCACCATACTccccacagcaaaatggagtagtagAAAGGCGAAACAGGACGATGTTATCCACTACTCGCAGTATGTTAAAGGCAATGAACATACCACAGAATTTTTGGGGTGAAGCGGTACGACACGCGATATACGTACTAAACAGGGTTCCGACAAAAGCCCTGGTGAATAAgacaccatttgaagcactgaaAGGAAGGAAGCCAAATCTAGAACATTTGAAAGTCTTTGGCTGCACTGCTTACGCTAAGGTATTAccacttcaacaaaagaagttagaCGATAGAAGCGCACCTATGGTTTATCTTGGAATAGAAGAAGGATCAAAGGCGTATAGATTATATGATCCAGCAAAGAACAAGATATGTGTCAGTAGAGATGTAAAGTTCATGGAAGGTCAACCATGGAACTGGGATAGTTATATGGAAACGGTAGATTCAGGGAATCCCGAATGGACGAACTTTGTCATTCATGAAGATGACATACCACCAGAGTTAGAAGAAAATGAGCCAAGTAGTCCAGGCAGTAGCGGACCAGGCAGTAGCGGGCCACATCATGACGATTCAGGAGTAGATCAGACAGAAGAACAAGACTCCTATGTAACACCGCCAGCATATTCATACAATCAGAACTCAGCAGGAAATTCAAGCAACATACAAAATGGAGGTCCATCCACTTCTGAAAGTACAACAGGAAATATCAGCAATACTCCAGTAAGACTAAGAAGTCTCGAAGAACTGTATGACGAAACAGAAGAAATTCAGTTAGATCCACATGAATTATTACTCGCTGAAGAAGAACCAAGGAATTACAAGGAAGCATCTAGTGACAGAAAGTGGATTGAAGCAATGAAGGCTGAGTTAGACTCGATAAACAAGAATAACACTTGGAGCTTGACGGAATTGCCAAGAGATCACAAGGCAATAGGCTTAAAGTGGGTATTCAAGACTAAGAAAGATGCAAATGGAAATATTGTCAGACACAAAGCAAGGCTAGTTGCAAAGGGATATGTTCAGCAACATGGAATAGACTTTGACGAAGTCTTTGCACCAGTAGCACGTATGGAGACGGTACGACTAATGTTGGCTTTAGCAGCATATCAAGGTTGGGAGGTACATCATCTAGATGTGAAATCTGCATTCTTACACGGAGACCTCAAAGAGGAAGTCTATGTATCACAACCAGAAGGATTTATAAAGCCAGGAAATGAAGGAAAGGTTTACAGACTATCAAAAGCACTGTATGGATTgagacaagcaccaagagcttggaatacgAAATTAGATCAAACCCTAAAGTCACTTAACTTCAAGAAGTGTACTTTAGAAAGCGCAATCTATACAAGAACAAGTGAAGCCTCTACACTAATAGTTGGAGTCTACGTTGATGACTTGATAGTCACTGGAACATCAAGAAGGAGCGTGCAAGAGAGAAAGTTGGAATGGCCGAGAGCTCGAGCAATTGCGGATGGATCGAAGATTCAAGTGATGATGACGTGGTGGTGAAGATCGAAGTCACCAACAACCGCAAGGAGTAAACGGATCGAAGAGCTCGGATATTTCTTGCTTAAGGGGGAGAATGAAGTTTGTTTCGGTAAGCAAGAAACATCCGAGTCAAGAACATGGGCCTCGGGCctgttttatgtttatttgtttttatgttatttaGTAATGGGTCGAACAATAGGTTATGTTTATGTATTTAGTTTGGGCCGTAGGCCATCAGTTGGGTCGAACAGATTGTATATATGCAGCCCGATTAGAAGCCGGATATGGAAAAGGGAGTTTGGGCCGATTAGCGAACCGGTGTGTCCTCATAACCGAATGGCGGTTATTTCGAACAGTCACACCTCTTGTGAAACGTTGTGACTATTAGAGACACACCCCTTGATCCCTATAAAGCCGCTGCCAAACTCCCCTATTCAGACGGTTATCAATTCGGCAGTTATCAAGTATATTTCAAACGTGTGTTTATTCAAGTTATTCACGCTcgttagagatcaagatccaagtTCGGGCCAACAAGCATAGTTAAGTAAAGAGCAAATGCTGTTAAGACGAACACAACTTGGGTACAAATTAAAAAGCAAAAATAGATACCGTATCAATCCTAATATTGTAAATTTCTATTGTAGAGTCCTCCATTCCAATGGCAAGGGTATTGTTGTCCTGGGGATGCAGAGCCAAGCATGTGGCTGCAGGCGGTGGGGACATGAAAGTTTTCCGAGTCTGAAGTTTGACCATATCAGTCAACCATTTGCCAGTTATGCATCTCATATTGATATTTCAGAATTGAATAACAAAGTAAATTTATCTATTGATTTAGATACCTTGGAAGTCATCATATCGAACAGGGAGATATTACCCCCAGATGCAGACAAGACATAACAATCATTCTTTGTCAAAGCAATGCATGCTACTGATTCCTCAGCGGGTGTATTCTCATTTAAATGATTAGCCATTAGAACCCCACTAATAGGATACCACAACTGGGGGACGATAGATGCAGTTGACTAAACATGTACAAAGAGAACTCAGAATTCAACACTTATGATAAAATGTTCATACCTTCCCAAATGGATCACATACCTGTTTTTGCCAGCGCCACTGTTTAACAAGGCCACTCGAAGAAAGTACAATTAAACCTGACCCCGAATTGGTATAAATAAGCTGCATAACCTGAAGGCAATGATCGATACCATATGGCTAGTAAACAATCATAAAAGGAACCGGACATGATAATTGAATATAAGCCGAAAAAGGATATATGGAACACACCTTGTTGGAAGCCTTTCGATCCGGCAACGTTAGAGCTTTTAGGTGAGAGGAATCAACTATTATAGTATTTTCCTCGCCATCCATAACCTTACTGCATTGAGCATTAGCCTGCGATGTGCACAACTTAATGGTCAAAAGTTAACAATAATTGCTTGGAACGAACTAGTGGAAGGATACACACGACTTACCTGATAAACAAGCGCATTTTCAAGCATACTTACCACCTCGGTCATCAGTGGACGTTTTTCACAGTTTGTGTTCAAACACTGATGAGCTATTGTAGTAAATGCCGTCAACGATTTAGCATTTACTTCATCCTGTATATTAGTATATATGAGTTCATTTATTTTGTTCTTTTTGTAGTATTCTTTCACCAGACCTGTTAATGGCCTACGTTTATCATTCTTGCTGTAAAGAGACAATCTCCCACATAATATCTCAAACAACATGACCCCGAACGAGTAAACATCAGATTCTTTTGTTAAATATCCCGTCTCTATGTACAGTGGATCCCAATACCCGATCGTGCCTACAGGGTCAGAGACAAGAAACGTGATATGTTGGTTGGCAGGGCCCAATTTAGACAGGCCTAAATCTGAGATCTTTGCGTTCCAGTTTTCGTCTAAAAGAATGTTGGAGCTTTTGATATCGCGGTGCAACACTCTTTGTCAGGGCCGGCTTTGGGCCTGTGCGGGAGGTGCCACCGCATAGGGCCCAAAGTCTTGAAGGGcccaaaattatttaaaattatatagaTATTGTATATAAATTTGTTTAAGAAAAGTAAAAAACATAATATCTGTAGCTTCTTGGATGCGGTGCGGCAACTACATAGGGAACTAAAGTTTCCGGGTTCGATTCCGAACTGGTGCGCTCATATATTCTTTTTTGACAATCATGTTTTATTTGGGCTAAAGGGTTATTTGTATTAACTTGTTAATAGGGTAATAGACTAATAGGGAAATGGGGAAGGGCCCCATAGACCCACATGAATTTGCAAGCTGCAATGTATAAACTTTCTCTCCATGAATTTGTAgtattttatttctcatttaaAAAGTTACATAAAAATAAACTTTACATATTCTCATGTTTAAATTTGTAAGTTTCAAAAATTtgtagatttatttattttattaggGTTTGTGTTGCCAAACTAATTTGGATATGTTTACATAATTCATTTTGTTGAAAGGATTAAAGTGTTAGTTATTTTTGTTTGTCTCAATTGTGCGAAACTAATATTAGGTGTATTAATTTATTTATGACATAAAGCTTGGATTTATTAACGATCCTATAACTAAGTGTGCTAATTGTCATATCGATTTTAGATGATACTTGAACCCTATTTTTATTTAAACATGTGACGTGCATATTAAAATTTTGCTTCCCCGATTTGCGAATGTTTAGAAATTAGTGTTTAGACTTTGATTATTTGAACACACGGGGATTTGCGAACAAggcccaaattttttatctcgcacagggccaaatttttttttgaattttcggagacggccctgctCTTTGTTGGGTCGTCTTACCTGGATTGTGAAGGTACGCTAGT
This genomic interval carries:
- the LOC110899090 gene encoding protein TOPLESS-RELATED PROTEIN 2, which codes for MSEILALITHFEHLKIQLEPIKSATNNFADENCIGKGGFGKVYKGELLHHKGQSIVAIKRLDRRFGQGNPEFWNEIIMLYQYKHKNIVSLLGFCDESNEKILVYEYASNGSLDLSLNSDNLTWIQRLKICIGAARGLAYLHNPGKTTQQRVLHRDIKSSNILLDENWNAKISDLGLSKLGPANQHITFLVSDPVGTIGYWDPLYIETGYLTKESDVYSFGVMLFEILCGRLSLYSKNDKRRPLTGLVKEYYKKNKINELIYTNIQDEVNAKSLTAFTTIAHQCLNTNCEKRPLMTEVVSMLENALVYQANAQCSKVMDGEENTIIVDSSHLKALTLPDRKASNKVMQLIYTNSGSGLIVLSSSGLVKQWRWQKQSTASIVPQLWYPISGVLMANHLNENTPAEESVACIALTKNDCYVLSASGGNISLFDMMTSKTRKTFMSPPPAATCLALHPQDNNTLAIGMEDSTIEIYNIRIDTRLFTLEGHRKRITGLAFSHALNSLVSSGADAKLCMWDIKCWEKLKSRRLQPPDGYPSSLVGDTKVQYHNDQHRLLVVHESQIAIYDPKLKCLKLWSPRESLSAPLSSAVYSCDSLLIFTGFLDGAVNVFDAESLTLRCRIPCYAYISPSISISNSTAYPMVIAPHPSDPNQFSLGMNDGSVHVIEPANADSNWGGSTPQEEGTVASSSSSNSALNSQPLESVETMASAEKSKVVDGADKTESSQK